The Chelonoidis abingdonii isolate Lonesome George chromosome 9, CheloAbing_2.0, whole genome shotgun sequence genome has a segment encoding these proteins:
- the EMP2 gene encoding epithelial membrane protein 2 has translation MLILLAFIIVFHITSAALLFISTIDNAWWVGKDFSTDVWKVCINISNCTAIDENSSEYQSVQAVQATMILSTILCCVAFLVFILQLFRLKQGERFVLTSTIQLLSCLCVMIAASIYTNKHEDLHKSYGYPFDILSGQYGYSFILAWIAFAFTLISGIMYLVLRKRK, from the exons atgttgattcttctgGCTTTCATTATTGTGTTTCACATAACTTCAGCAGCGCTGTTGTTCATCTCAACCATTGACAAT GCCTGGTGGGTAGGAAAAGACTTTTCTACAGATGTCTGGAAAGTCTGTATCAATATCAGCAACTGTACAGCCATTGATGAAAACAGTTCAG AATATCAGTCTGTGCAGGCTGTTCAGGCCACCATGATCCTGTCTACTATTCTGTGTTGTGTTGCATTTCTGGTTTTCATTCTTCAACTCTTCCGCCTAAAGCAAGGAGAAAGATTTGTGTTAACTTCTACTATCCAGCTGCTGTCAT gtCTCTGTGTTATGATTGCAGCTTCCATTTACACAAATAAGCATGAAGATCTGCACAAGAGTTACGGATACCCATTTGATATTCTTAGTGGCCAGTATGGATATTCCTTCATCTTAGCCTGGATTGCATTTGCTTTTACTCTGATCAGTGGAATCATGTACCTAGTATTAAGGAAACGTAAATAA